A single Crateriforma conspicua DNA region contains:
- a CDS encoding PhoPQ-activated pathogenicity-related family protein → MGLQNNLTRRDHRPSRTTCRTWTGAFALVAVQAIFCPWTAFGLDPDFAKPQAAFTGFIQTDEPDYQWQLEDKVDTAGYQKWSLKLTSQRWQNIVWKHDVRVYVPKPCPHPDAAILFINGGSNRRPPNAAIEPACVALAGMSGMPVVALFQVPNQPLLGGKYEDALIAATWLKYLDTGDGTWPLLFPMVKSAVKTMDCVGELSEQQLQRPIERFIVTGASKRGWTSWLSAAADDRVIGIAPMVIDTLNFRKQMEDQKQKWGFFSEQIADYTEAGLVNLENESDAERQLRLMMDPYEYRDRIRVPKLLINGANDRYWRCDALDNYWNDLSSPKNVLTIANAGHGLEGGHMRVTASIATFAAKCAEGRRLPSIQWSTQTDGRSIRFTAQSDRDVSDFRFWVAFSDTRDFRDRQFHRFDADAENRRKATVEFDVPKGQHAAVFADLTFGSMLSAFDLSTGIAQPEL, encoded by the coding sequence ATGGGCCTTCAAAATAACTTAACGCGACGCGACCACCGACCGAGCAGAACGACTTGTCGCACCTGGACAGGTGCTTTTGCTTTGGTCGCGGTCCAAGCCATCTTTTGTCCCTGGACCGCCTTTGGTTTGGACCCAGATTTTGCGAAACCACAAGCCGCCTTTACCGGGTTCATCCAGACGGACGAACCTGATTACCAGTGGCAATTGGAAGACAAGGTTGATACCGCGGGTTATCAGAAGTGGTCGTTGAAACTGACCAGCCAGCGTTGGCAAAACATCGTTTGGAAGCACGATGTTCGCGTTTATGTCCCCAAGCCCTGTCCGCATCCGGATGCAGCGATCTTGTTCATCAACGGTGGCTCCAACCGTCGTCCGCCCAATGCAGCGATCGAACCCGCCTGTGTGGCTTTAGCCGGTATGAGCGGTATGCCGGTTGTGGCCTTGTTCCAGGTCCCCAATCAACCGTTGCTGGGGGGCAAATATGAGGACGCATTGATTGCTGCGACTTGGCTGAAATACCTCGACACGGGCGACGGGACATGGCCGCTGTTGTTCCCGATGGTCAAGAGCGCAGTCAAGACGATGGACTGCGTTGGTGAACTTAGCGAACAACAATTACAACGTCCCATCGAACGCTTCATCGTGACCGGTGCGTCAAAGCGAGGCTGGACCAGTTGGTTATCGGCCGCCGCGGATGATCGCGTCATCGGCATTGCCCCCATGGTCATCGACACACTGAATTTTCGAAAACAGATGGAAGACCAGAAGCAGAAGTGGGGCTTCTTCAGCGAACAAATCGCCGACTACACCGAAGCTGGCTTGGTCAATCTTGAAAACGAAAGTGATGCAGAAAGACAATTGCGTTTGATGATGGATCCCTACGAGTACCGGGATCGAATACGCGTCCCCAAGTTGCTGATCAATGGCGCAAATGATCGCTATTGGCGTTGCGATGCCCTGGACAACTACTGGAACGACCTATCGTCGCCCAAGAATGTGTTGACCATTGCCAACGCAGGACACGGATTGGAAGGCGGGCATATGCGTGTGACCGCTTCGATTGCGACCTTTGCCGCAAAATGCGCCGAAGGCCGGCGATTACCGTCCATCCAGTGGTCCACCCAGACCGACGGGCGGTCCATTCGCTTCACCGCACAGTCCGATCGCGACGTGTCAGATTTTCGTTTTTGGGTGGCATTTTCCGACACACGCGATTTCCGCGATCGTCAATTCCATCGATTCGATGCGGATGCTGAAAACCGGCGAAAAGCGACGGTCGAATTCGATGTCCCCAAGGGTCAGCACGCTGCGGTTTTCGCGGACCTGACATTCGGCAGCATGCTGTCGGCCTTCGACCTATCCACCGGCATTGCGCAACCCGAACTTTAG
- a CDS encoding TolC family protein: MTVLIISFTNLRSRWFVLGTMLGAVCLSVGGCTRKHYRTQADCDVEAIYQEKRAEEAWNLPRLPGIQVDPRSRFFDPSPEDCPALPPPEPRLHGYTLPQLATGDPRQSVDLAADESGDLESVDDSAEPDETRGEANPETTPQPELIPAGNSPELIDPGLIDPNVQGAADQSQTGTHQPIIVPPYSEFKSVAPSSSDPTSSGKPKQVAAATASVGNMRVADTFVQQTSAVQLAAPGATDGSRPAAELAISDDADPEQVDAPEELALPADSEAVDSDSLGQLLQNAPDADADNTPSIESDAADDERLEDSDAQPTGGLRIVPIPPEYWGRIPQTCIPRMLEFESVREEFRRSYPKATDAEIEPMLSDAPRLSLPNVMELTLINSREYQTRKEILYRVALRLTRERYDFWLRPTRRGNGTALNYTHSRFRGLTNNRLAIPTNAAVTQTLCTGGQFLASFANSVVLTFNGPQGFAADVGSELLFDFQQSLLQRDIVFESLTQAERDVIYAARDLIRYRRELFVDMAGRYYNLLLTYRAIEISSQDYFSNLRAFLQGRAEYLKAGRIPRIQVDQFEQNALRSQSSLVGDCNRLETSLDRLKLAIGLPPEMPLNISLSELEALTTSDELTVTRQLVQRTKTSLLETTAGRWSERDSVVNGATVLVDRLMDTLRVRNEVSGIDEVTDEQRAATQLESILALIESRLQADQLDAIRRRELSGDLPPEPMIRFARTVDLIDAKLAQAEAAIGLRALMRQAESAASSPPDPDAGPADPVEDNGLEQLDQQVETYNRELDQWIRQWETAIEKRQLDELESLSKRGDPLLQRVDRLDREAAGDLLPDQEGEMDELIAKTVKEIVDLVDQVAGSDVGGLDEVDIDDDEAMLTALVQRYDLMNQRGELADARRQIKLAADDLRSIIDIRATHILRTRSDVNRAFDFTFDDSETRLSFALDTPLNRRIERNAYRTALINYNAARRALIDQEDQIKFSIRERLRQLRLRRTQYEIAVASAALAYERVVSTRLQLQLAVGNVVARDFLEAQQDFTGALNSVAREHINFILERIDLFLAMEAIRLDPNGYWEGVDDEQLELPLRPPFLEANPNPYGRLAPCLMYSDEIRSLH; the protein is encoded by the coding sequence ATGACCGTCTTGATCATCAGCTTCACGAATCTTCGCTCACGCTGGTTCGTCCTTGGCACCATGCTTGGGGCGGTCTGTCTTTCCGTTGGCGGCTGCACTCGCAAACACTACCGCACCCAAGCGGATTGTGATGTCGAGGCGATTTATCAGGAGAAACGCGCCGAAGAGGCTTGGAATCTGCCTCGTTTGCCAGGGATTCAGGTCGATCCCCGATCGCGTTTCTTTGACCCGTCGCCCGAAGATTGCCCGGCGTTGCCGCCACCCGAACCCCGTTTGCACGGGTACACGCTGCCGCAGCTTGCGACGGGTGATCCACGCCAATCGGTGGATTTGGCCGCGGATGAATCGGGCGACTTGGAGTCCGTTGACGACTCGGCGGAGCCGGACGAAACGCGGGGGGAAGCAAATCCCGAAACGACTCCGCAGCCTGAACTGATCCCAGCGGGCAACAGTCCTGAACTGATCGACCCTGGTCTGATTGATCCGAACGTACAGGGGGCCGCCGACCAGTCGCAAACCGGTACCCATCAACCGATCATAGTGCCGCCGTACTCGGAATTTAAATCCGTCGCACCTTCATCAAGCGACCCGACCAGTTCTGGGAAACCAAAACAGGTTGCTGCGGCGACAGCGAGCGTCGGGAACATGCGAGTTGCTGACACTTTTGTGCAACAAACATCCGCGGTGCAGCTGGCTGCGCCAGGTGCCACCGATGGTAGTCGGCCGGCCGCGGAACTCGCGATCAGTGACGACGCCGATCCCGAACAGGTGGACGCACCGGAGGAACTGGCGTTGCCAGCCGATTCGGAGGCGGTCGATTCCGATTCATTGGGCCAATTGCTGCAGAATGCTCCAGACGCAGACGCCGACAATACGCCGTCCATCGAGTCGGACGCCGCAGACGATGAGCGTTTGGAAGACAGTGATGCGCAACCAACGGGCGGTTTGCGAATCGTGCCGATTCCACCGGAATACTGGGGGCGAATTCCTCAAACATGCATTCCCAGAATGCTGGAATTCGAATCGGTACGCGAAGAATTTCGTCGGTCGTATCCCAAAGCAACCGATGCAGAAATCGAGCCGATGCTTAGCGATGCGCCTCGCCTGTCATTGCCCAACGTCATGGAACTGACGTTGATCAACAGCCGCGAATATCAGACGCGTAAAGAGATCCTGTATCGGGTGGCGCTGCGTTTGACTCGCGAACGCTACGATTTTTGGTTGCGTCCGACCCGCCGGGGCAACGGAACGGCCTTGAACTATACGCACTCACGGTTTCGCGGACTGACCAACAACCGGTTGGCGATCCCCACCAATGCGGCGGTCACGCAAACGTTGTGCACCGGAGGCCAATTCCTGGCCAGCTTTGCCAACAGCGTGGTGCTGACGTTCAATGGGCCACAAGGCTTCGCCGCCGATGTGGGATCAGAGTTGCTGTTCGATTTTCAGCAATCGCTTTTACAACGCGACATTGTTTTCGAAAGTCTGACCCAGGCAGAGCGAGACGTGATTTACGCGGCTCGGGATCTGATTCGGTACCGACGTGAGCTTTTTGTCGACATGGCCGGTCGATATTACAACCTGTTGCTGACCTATCGGGCGATCGAGATCAGTTCACAGGACTACTTCAGTAACCTGCGGGCTTTCCTGCAGGGTAGGGCAGAGTACTTGAAGGCGGGTCGAATTCCACGCATTCAGGTCGACCAGTTTGAACAAAACGCACTGCGGAGCCAGAGTTCGCTGGTGGGTGATTGCAATCGATTGGAAACCTCATTGGATCGGTTGAAGCTTGCGATCGGCTTGCCGCCGGAAATGCCGTTGAATATTTCGCTGAGCGAATTGGAGGCATTGACCACCAGTGACGAATTGACCGTGACCCGCCAGCTTGTCCAGCGAACCAAAACGTCGTTGCTGGAAACCACGGCGGGGCGATGGAGCGAACGAGATTCGGTGGTCAATGGTGCGACCGTACTGGTGGACCGCCTGATGGATACCTTGCGGGTCCGTAATGAGGTGTCCGGGATTGATGAAGTGACCGACGAACAGCGTGCTGCGACGCAATTGGAATCAATCCTGGCCCTGATCGAATCGCGTTTGCAGGCAGATCAACTGGATGCGATTCGGCGTCGGGAACTGAGCGGCGACTTGCCACCGGAGCCAATGATTCGCTTTGCGCGAACGGTTGATCTGATCGATGCCAAGCTGGCCCAGGCCGAAGCGGCCATCGGTCTGCGGGCGCTGATGCGACAGGCGGAATCAGCCGCATCGAGCCCCCCTGATCCCGACGCCGGGCCGGCCGATCCGGTCGAGGATAATGGTCTGGAACAGTTGGACCAGCAGGTCGAAACCTACAATCGCGAACTGGATCAATGGATTCGGCAATGGGAAACCGCGATCGAAAAACGACAGTTGGATGAATTGGAATCGCTATCCAAACGCGGCGATCCTTTGTTACAGCGGGTGGATCGCTTGGATCGCGAAGCCGCCGGCGATCTGTTGCCCGACCAAGAGGGCGAAATGGATGAACTGATCGCAAAGACGGTCAAGGAGATTGTCGACTTGGTGGATCAGGTGGCTGGTAGTGATGTTGGCGGGTTGGATGAAGTTGATATCGATGACGACGAAGCAATGCTGACCGCATTGGTGCAACGTTATGACTTGATGAACCAGCGGGGCGAATTGGCCGACGCGCGACGTCAGATCAAGTTGGCTGCGGATGATCTGCGTTCGATCATCGACATTCGTGCGACGCATATTCTGCGGACACGAAGTGATGTGAATCGTGCCTTTGATTTCACGTTCGACGACAGCGAAACTCGGCTTAGTTTTGCGCTCGACACGCCGCTGAATCGACGGATCGAACGCAATGCTTATCGTACCGCGTTGATCAACTACAACGCAGCACGTCGCGCTTTGATCGACCAAGAAGACCAGATCAAGTTTTCGATTCGTGAACGCTTGCGTCAGCTTCGATTGCGGCGCACCCAGTATGAAATCGCCGTTGCATCGGCGGCACTGGCGTACGAACGTGTGGTCAGTACCCGACTGCAACTGCAGCTAGCGGTCGGTAACGTTGTGGCACGTGACTTTTTGGAAGCTCAGCAAGACTTCACCGGAGCCTTAAATTCCGTGGCTCGAGAGCACATCAATTTCATTCTGGAACGGATCGACTTGTTCTTGGCGATGGAAGCGATTCGTCTTGATCCCAATGGATACTGGGAAGGCGTCGACGATGAACAGTTGGAACTGCCTTTGCGACCACCGTTCTTGGAAGCGAATCCCAATCCGTATGGCCGGTTGGCACCGTGTTTGATGTACAGCGATGAAATCCGCAGTCTGCACTGA